A single genomic interval of Dromiciops gliroides isolate mDroGli1 chromosome 1, mDroGli1.pri, whole genome shotgun sequence harbors:
- the TYK2 gene encoding non-receptor tyrosine-protein kinase TYK2 isoform X2: protein MAVLHLSHLALQRGVPLEEVVRKTSFKDCIPRSFSRQIQQNNSLTKFRLRNVFQKFTRRFHLQTVGPGHLSEQDIMFKYLATLEQLAPRFGTERYLALTLALPTEAERDLCYVNSSEQGPTVPPGATLSLADQAPTHEVLVTGTGGIQWRLLQVEDSDLEINHSRSSFGKKAKAREAESRKPSQLPTGKKETPWTYFCDFQDITHVVIKEKNVSIHRQDNKCLELALPSPMVALSLVSLVDGYFRLTADSSHYLCHEVAPPRLVMSIQNGIHGPLQEPYVLSKLKREEVEDGLYLIRWSSFDFHRLILTVARKDQASGAQGLRYKQFRIEERGLSFQLEGWDQAFHSVRELTAALQGCTLRSSSGSGPGSSLESFTLSKCCLPRAGEMSNLIITRQRPKEGPKPLNLSQLSFHQIRKEEITQLGHLGQGTGTNIYEGLLRVGGGLGAEDEEEENISTEPNNNHREHRVVLKVLDPSHQDIALAFFETASLMSQVSHIHLAFVHGVCVRGSENIMVAEHVEHGPLDVCLRREKGHVPVAWKITVAQQLASALSYLEDKNLVHGNVCAKNILLARRGLGDGTQPFIKLSDPGVSVTALSREERVERIPWIAPECVPSGTGLSTAADKWSFGTTLLEICFDGEAPLQGRSPSEKERFYEKRHRLPEPSCKELATLISQCLTYEASQRPSFRTILRDLTQLQPQNLADITTVSPDFPASDPTVFQKRYLKKIRDLGEGHFGKVSLYCYDPTNDGTGEMVAVKSLKAGCSSQLLSSWQREIEILRTLYHEHIVKYKGCCSDQGEKMVQLIMEYVPLGSLRDYLPKHSLGLAQILLFAQQICEGMAYLHSQHYIHRDLAARNVLLENDNTVKIGDFGLAKAVPEGHDYYCVREDGDSPVFWYAMECLKECKFYYASDVWSFGVTLYELLTRCDCNQSPPSKFIEMIGVTQGQMTVLRLIDLLERGQRLPCPKDCPCDIYLLMKNCWESEASFRPTFQNLVPLLRTFHEKYRSQAPSVFSVC, encoded by the exons ATGGCTGTGTTGCACCTTTCCCACCTTGCCCTACAGCGTGGTGTCCCCCTGGAAGAGGTGGTGAGGAAGACCAG CTTCAAAGATTGCATCCCGCGCTCCTTCAGCCGACAAATCCAGCAGAACAATTCCCTGACTAAATTCCGCCTGAGGAATGTCTTCCAGAAGTTTACGAGACGTTTCCATCTTCAGACAGTGGGTCCAGGGCATCTTAGTGAACAGGACATTATGTTCAAATACCTGGCTACTCTGGAACAGCTGGCCCCACGCTTTGGCACAGAACGCTATCTTGCCCTGACCTTGGCATTGCCCACAGAGGCTGAAAGGGATCTGTGCTATGTCAATAGCAGTGAGCAAGGGCCTACTGTTCCACCAGGAGCCACTCTCTCCCTCGCTGACCAGGCTCCTACCCATGAGGTTCTAGTGACGGGTACAGGTGGTATCCAGTGGCGGCTTCTTCAGGTGGAG GACTCTGACTTAGAAATCAACCATTCTCGAAGCTCCTTTGGTAAGAAGGCCAAGGCCCGGGAGGCAGAGAGCCGGAAACCAAGCCAGCTGCCCACTGGGAAGAAAGAGACCCCCTGGACATATTTTTGTGACTTCCAAGATATCACTCACGTTGTGATCAAGGAGAAGAACGTCAGCATCCATCGTCAGGACAACAAGTGCCTG gaACTGGCTCTCCCTTCCCCTATGGTGGCCCTCTCTCTGGTGTCCCTGGTGGATGGCTACTTCAGGCTGACAGCAGACTCCAGCCACTACCTCTGCCACGAGGTGGCCCCCCCGAGGCTGGTGATGAGCATTCAAAACGGCATCCATGGGCCCCTGCA GGAGCCTTATGTGCTGTCCAAACTGAAGCGAGAGGAGGTAGAAGACGGTCTCTACCTTATCCGCTGgagttcctttgatttccaccgCCTCATCCTGACCGTGGCCCGGAAGGACCAG GCTTCTGGAGCACAGGGTCTCCGTTACAAGCAGTTCCGCATTGAAGAGCGGGGCCTGAGCTTCCAGCTGGAAGGCTGGGATCAAGCCTTTCATAGTGTGCGTGAGCTTACTGCTGCCCTGCAAGGCTGTACGCTGCGATCCAGCTCTGGCTCTGGTCCTGGTTCCAGCCTGGAGAGCTTCACCCTCAGCAAATGCTGCCTGCCTCGAGCAGGAG AAATGTCCAACCTGATCATCACCCGACAGCGTCCTAAGGAGGGCCCCAAACCACTCAACTTGTCCCAGCTCAGCTTCCATCAGATCCGCAAGGAAGAGATCACCCAG ctGGGTCACCTGGGCCAGGGCACCGGAACCAACATTTATGAGGGACTCCTGCGTGTTGGGGGTGGACTGGGAGctgaggatgaggaagaagagaacatcTCCACAGAACCCAACAACAACCATCGGGAGCATCGAGTAGTGCTGAAGGTGCTGGACCCAAGTCACCAGGATATTGCTCTG GCATTTTTCGAGACTGCCAGCCTAATGAGCCAGGTATCCCATATCCACTTGGCCTTTGTTCATGGCGTTTGTGTCCGGGGCTCTGAGA ACATCATGGTGGCAGAACATGTGGAACATGGGCCATTGGACGTATGTCTACGCCGGGAGAAGGGCCACGTGCCTGTGGCCTGGAAGATCACTGTGGCCCAGCAGCTTGCCAGCGCTCTCAGCTACCTA GAGGATAAGAACCTGGTTCACGGTAATGTCTGTGCCAAGAACATTCTGCTGGCAAGACGTGGTCTTGGGGATGGCACTCAGCCCTTCATCAAGCTCAGTGATCCTGGCGTCAGCGTCACTGCCCTCTCCAGGGAGG AGAGGGTAGAGCGCATTCCTTGGATTGCCCCCGAGTGTGTACCCAGTGGGACCGGCCTCAGCACAGCTGCCGACAAGTGGAGCTTTGGAACGACACTATTAGAGATCTGTTTTGATGGGGAAGCGCCTCTACAGGGTCGTAGCCCTTCTGAG AAGGAGCGCTTTTATGAGAAGAGACACCGGCTCCCTGAGCCCTCCTGCAAGGAACTGGCTACCCTCATCAGCCAGTGCCTCACCTATGAGGCCAGCCAGCGCCCCTCCTTTCGCACCATCCTCCGTGACCTCACACAGCTGCAGCCCCAAA ATCTCGCTGACATCACCACTGTGAGCCCTGACTTCCCAGCCTCAGACCCTACTGTTTTTCAGAAGCGCTACCTAAAGAAGATCCGAGACCTGGGAGAG ggCCACTTTGGCAAGGTGAGCCTCTACTGCTATGACCCAACTAATGATGGGACAGGTGAGATGGTGGCTGTGAAATCTCTCAAAGCTGGCTGCAGCTCCCAACTCCTGAGCAGCTGGCAACGGGAGATCGAGATCCTTCGGACACTCTACCACGAGCACATCGTCAAGTATAAGGGCTGCTGCAGTGACCAAG gggaaaagatggtccAGCTGATCATGGAGTATGTGCCACTGGGCAGCTTGAGGGACTACCTCCCCAAACATAGCTTGGGGCTGGCCCAGATTCTACTATTTGCTCAGCAGATCTGCGAG GGCATGGCCTACCTCCATTCTCAACACTACATCCACCGGGACCTGGCAGCCCGAAATGTCCTTCTGGAGAATGACAACACTGTCAAGATTGGGGACTTTGGCCTGGCCAAGGCTGTGCCAGAGGGTCATGATTACTACTGTGTCCGGGAAGATGGAGACAGCCCTGTCTTCTG GTATGCCATGGAGTGCCTCAAGGAATGTAAGTTCTACTATGCCTCCGATGTCTGGTCCTTTGGGGTCACCCTCTATGAGCTGCTGACCCGCTGTGACTGCAATCAGAGCCCCCCCTCG AAATTCATCGAAATGATTGGGGTCACCCAGGGCCAGATGACCGTGCTGAGACTCATTGACTTGCTAGAAAGAGGTCAGAGACTGCCTTGTCCCAAGGACTGTCCCTGTGAT ATCTATCTTCTCATGAAGAATTGCTGGGAATCTGAAGCCTCCTTTCGCCCGACCTTCCAGAACCTTGTTCCTCTCCTCAGGACATTCCATGAGAAATACAGAAGTCAAGCACCCTCTGTGTTTAGTGTTTGCTGA